In Nicotiana tabacum cultivar K326 chromosome 21, ASM71507v2, whole genome shotgun sequence, one DNA window encodes the following:
- the LOC107783925 gene encoding ammonium transporter 2 member 3-like translates to MDPNNSYLPQGLKPDESTPQWLSKGDNAWELTAAAMVGLQSVPGLVILYGSMVKKKWAVNSAFMALYAFAAVLICWVLWAHRMAFGTHLISIIGKPEQAMTQDFLLTKHSKYYIPTADYVFYQFAFAAITVILLAGSLLGRMNFYAWMLFVPLWITFSYTVGAYSIWGSGFLEPIIDFSGGYVIHLSSGVAGFTAAYWVGPRHSQDRQHFPPNNIIHMLGGAGFLWMGWTGFNGGSPLASDLITSLAILNTHLCTATSLLVWLSMDMIFYNKSSVIGAVQGMITGLVCITPGAGIVESWAAILMGISSGSIPWFTMMVLHKKSAFFQKVDDTLGVFHTHAVAGLLGGILSGFFAKPKLLRMFYGSDKYGPGFLYSIIDGDIKRGVRQMIYQILGAAFITIWNVVATSLICIFISRIVELRLHEDDLEIGDDAVHGEEAYALWGDGERDPPRFNRTPKIPYFCRRQYGTTQ, encoded by the exons ATGGATCCAAATAATTCATACCTTCCACAAGGTCTAAAGCCAGATGAATCAACACCACAATGGTTAAGTAAAGGAGATAATGCATGGGAATTAACAGCAGCAGCAATGGTGGGCTTACAAAGTGTACCTGGGCTAGTAATTTTATATGGATCAATGGTTAAAAAGAAATGGGCTGTAAATTCAGCTTTTATGGCCCTTTATGCATTTGCAGCAGTTTTAATTTGTTGGGTTTTATGGGCCCATAGAATGGCATTTGGTACACATTTAATATCTATAATAGGCAAACCTGAACAAGCTATGACTCAAGATTTTTTGCTAACAAAACACTCTAAATATTATATTCCAACAGCAGATTATGTATTTTATCAATTTGCATTTGCTGCTATTACTGTGATTTTATTGGCTGGTTCTTTACTTGGTAGGATGAATTTTTATGCATGGATGTTGTTTGTTCCACTTTGGATTACATTTTCTTATACAGTTGGTGCTTATAGTATTTGGGGTTCTGGATTTCTTGAACCTATTATTGATTTTTCTGGTGGTTATGTGATTCATCTTTCATCTGGAGTTGCTGGATTTACTGCTGCTTATTGG GTTGGACCAAGGCATTCACAAGATAGACAACATTTCCCACCAAACAACATAATTCACATGCTTGGAGGTGCAGGTTTTCTTTGGATGGGTTGGACTGGTTTTAATGGTGGATCTCCATTAGCCTCTGATCTAATCACATCATTAGCCATTCTCAATACTCATCTTTGCACTGCCACCAGCTTGTTGGTATGGCTTTCAATGGACATGATATTTTACAATAAAAGTTCTGTAATTGGAGCTGTCCAAGGAATGATCACTGGCCTAGTTTGCATTACCCCTGGTGCAG GTATAGTGGAGTCCTGGGCAGCAATACTCATGGGAATCTCATCAGGTTCAATACCCTGGTTCACTATGATGGTTCTGCACAAGAAATCAGCATTTTTCCAGAAAGTCGACGACACATTAGGAGTCTTCCACACACATGCAGTAGCAGGCCTCTTAGGAGGAATCCTCTCTGGATTCTTTGCTAAACCTAAGCTTCTGAGGATGTTTTATGGATCAGACAAATATGGTCCAGGCTTTCTCTACAGCATAATTGATGGAGACATTAAGCGAGGGGTTCGCCAAATGATTTATCAGATTCTTGGTGCTGCATTTATCACAATATGGAATGTTGTGGCTACGAGTTTGATATGTATTTTTATAAGTCGAATAGTTGAGTTAAGACTTCATGAGGATGATCTTGAGATTGGAGATGATGCTGTTCATGGCGAAGAAGCTTATGCTTTGTGGGGTGATGGAGAGAGAGATCCACCTCGCTTTAACAGGACTCCTAAAATCCCTTATTTTTGCCGACGCCAATATGGAACAACTCAATAG
- the LOC107783926 gene encoding uncharacterized protein LOC107783926, translating to MADSPGKRYSRSPSPWEEKARSRSRSRSWSRPRGRSRSRSRSRSHGRDEPSNPGVTLYVTGLSTRVTQRDLEEHFSKEAKVKSVFLVVEPRSRISRGFAFITMDSLEGAERCIKHLNQSVLEGRYITVEKSRRKRPRTPTPGHYLGLKNARGDGFRGDRGDRGRYRGRDDYGHRRSPRRSPYRGGRDYSPRRSPYGGRSRRERSRSYSPYERNYARGAR from the exons ATG GCTGATTCTCCTGGAAAAAG GTATTCGCGCTCTCCATCTCCTTGGGAGGAAAAGGCAAGATCTAGGTCAAGGTCTAGATCATGGTCAAGGCCAAGAGGAAGATCCAGGTCCAGATCAAGGTCGAGAAGTCATGGGAG GGATGAACCATCTAATCCTGGTGTCACACTTTATGTGACTGGTTTGTCTACAAGGGTGACACAAAGGGACCTTGAGGAGCATTTCTCAAAGGAGGCAAAG GTGAAATCAGTTTTCCTGGTCGTGGAGCCGCGTTCCCGCATCTCTCGTGGTTTTGCTTTTATAACGATGGATAGTCTTGAGGGTGCTGAGCGTTGCATTAAGCACCTAAATCAGTCTGTTCTTGAAGGCCGCTACATAACTGTGGAGAAG TCTCGGAGGAAACGCCCGAGGACTCCAACGCCTGGTCACTATCTAGGGCTTAAGAACGCAAGGGGTGATG GTTTTCGTGGTGACCGAGGTGACCGTGGTAGGTATCGCGGCCGTGATGACTATGGGCACCGAAGATCTCCAAGGCGTTCACCTTATCGAGGTGGACGAGATTATTCTCCTAGGCGCTCACCTTATGGGGGAAGGTCAAGAAGGGAACGATCCAGGTCATATTCCCCTTATGAAAGGAACTATGCTCGTGGTGCTAGATAG